TCTGGTAGTATTCCTGACTCTCAGTTATGATGCATTTGTAGTTTAATGTCTGAATGCTATCCTGTGCAAATCTAACAGGTCCGATGGCCAAAGACAATTCTGGATCTCTAAAGATCCACCCGTCGGAATCGAAGAGGCGTCGTGTAACCTATATCTTCTCTGTGAGTGGCCTCTGTGTTCTGTTCTACATTCTTGGGGCTTGGCAGAACAGCACTACCCCCACCTTGAATCAGAGATCCGATTTGGCGTCGAAAGTTGAATGCGACAATGACTTCCCTCGATCCACCGAGTCATTATCCACCTCCTCGTCATCAGAGGGTGAAACCCTCGATTTCCAAGCTCACCATCAGCTAAGCTTCAATGATACGTTCATGGTGACGGAGAAATTCCCACCTTGTGCTCTGAACTTCAGCGAGTACACACCCTGCCAAGACCTAACCAGGTGTAAGAAGTTCGCGAGGGCGATGCTAGCGTACCGAGAGCGACACTGTCCTGCGCAACATGAGCTCATCCGGTGCCTGATTCCTGCTCCACCAAAGTACAAAACACCCTTCAAATGGCCTCGGAGCAGAGACTACGCTTGGTATGACAACATTCCTCACAGGGAGCTGAGCATCGAGAAGGCTGTTCAGAACTGGATCCAGGTCGAAGGCGACCGGTTCAGATTCCCGGGAGGTGGCACCATGTTCCCGCGTGGTGCCGACGTTTATATCGATGACATAAATGCTCTCGTCTCATTGACTGATGGCGATATCAGGACTGCCATCGACACAGGCTGCGGAGTAAGCCCCTTCGTCTTCCCAACCGAGGTCTGGATTTCCCTTTTCCTCATCGTGAAGCAATCTCAACAACACATTGCTGCAGGTTGCCAGTTGGGGagcttatcttctaaagaggGACATCCTAACAATGTCATTTGCACCAAGAGACACACATGAGGCGCAGGTGCAGTTCGCTCTGGAGCGGGGAGTTCCGGCCATGATTGGAGTGATGGCCACACAGAGGTTGCCGTACCCTGCCAGAGCATTTGATATGGCTCATTGTTCCCGGTGTTTGATTCCTTGGCAAGATTTTGGTGAGTTCAATTCCAAATAAAAAATCACCACTCTTGTGTGCATGCTAGATTGTCTTACACATCCATGGACCTTCTGTATCAGATGGCCTGTATCTGATTGAAGTTGACCGAGTTCTCAGACCTGGAGGTTACTGGATTCTCTCTGGTCCTCCAATTCGTTGGAAGAAGTACTATGTAGGCTGGGAGAGGACTCAAGAAGATCTAAAGCAAGAGCAAGATTCAATAGAGGACGTCGCCAAACGCCTTTGCTGGAAGAAAGTAATCGAGAAGGGCGATCTTGCGATTTGGCAGAAGCCCATCAACCATGCCGATTGCATCCAAAGCAGAAGGATCTACAAAACACCTCACATTTGCAAGAATGACAATGCTGATGCTGCCTGGTAGGAATTTAGTGCACCGCATGACAAAAATGTGCAGAAATATGTTCGTCTTTTCCTTAGCATTGAGGTGTTTGCAGGTACTGGAAAATGGAGGCCTGTATCACCCCGTTACCAGAAGTAAGCAGTAGCAGCGAAGTAGCAGGTGGTGAACTCCAGAAATGGCCCCAGAGGGCATTTGCTGTGCCCCCAAGAATAAGCAAAGGTACAATCCCTGGCTTGACCGTGAAGAAATTTGAAGACGACAACACGGTGTGGAAAGAGCGGATAGAGTACTACAAGCGAATCATTCCGCCGTTGTCTCAAGGGCGATACCGAAATGCGATGGACATGAATGCCTACTTGGGTGGATTTGCAGCAGCTCTGATGGATTATCCCATCTGGGTGATGAATGTAGTCCCTGCAAATTCAGATTATGACACCCTTGGTGTGATCTATGAGAGGGGATTCATCGGTACATATCAGGACTGGTGTGAAGCCTTCTCAACTTATCCCAGAACTTATGATCTCATTCATGCTAGTGCCATTTTCAGCATTTATCAGGACAGGTATGTGTCTCTTTAGCAGCCTTCCTTTCATTACTACACTCCCTACAAGTTCGGAAAGCCAATTCATTCTCTGATCCATGGTAAATTACATCTTTGCGTGTCAAAAATCTCCTGCATCTTTCTCATGCCTTTATTATATTTGTTTGTACCAGATAGTGAGTGCTACCCGAAGTAAGTAACGTAGAACATATGGCATCAGCAAGAGCTGTGCAGTGCGATCTCTCTTATCTTAAAGATCTCACCGATGGAAAGTTTTTGCAGGTGTGGTGACATAACATACATACTCTTGGAGATGGATAGGATACTGAGGCCGGAGGGAACAGTGATAGTCCGCGACACCGTGGACGTCCTCACGAAAGTTCAGGGGATCGCAGAGAGGATGAGATGGAAGTGTAAGATCGTGGATCATGAAAGTGGACCTTTCAACCCTGAGAAGATCCTTTTTGCTGTCAAGACTTACTGGACAGCTGCTCCTTCTACACAGCAGTAACTGATCCAACTTCGCCATCCTTTACGTTCAAGTTTGCCTTCTTCAGATAAAGGTCTCTTGCAGGTCGTCCTTTGCCCATCCAAACAGTCTGCTCTTTCCTGTGGTACTCAGAGATGTTTGCTAAGATGCAGAAAGAAGAGCAGAGTTGTTGCGTTGTTTTTGATCCACATTAAGATCGAGGCCTGATGTTGTGAGAATCAAATTAGTTGTGTAATTGTACTCACACCGAAATAAATGGCATCTTCATCATTGAATTGATACTCATAATATGCACCTGTTCTTGAGCAAAACAGAGAATGTGGTGTAGACATTCGACAATCTCTTCTGTTGCTTCTATCATTTTGCCAGATAAGAAGAACTTGCAGCTTGAAACTTAAaaccttttagtattcaaattccAGCCACTGGTTATTCATTAGTATCATtatcaaagaacaggaaagagacTAATATAGAGAGATCTACTCTGCAGGATGGGAATTGGTGCTACTTCCAGTGGATTAAGAGGAGCTCTGACAGGATTCTTTCTACAAACCAACTTGTGATTGTCGAAGCAGAAGTCAAAGAAATAAGATTAGAAGAGGCCAAAGACAAGGACCAAAATCTTAGCAGAATGTAAACGTGGATATGGGGCTGTAGGCCTTTATCTAGCTGCAAATTCTTGACAAATACATGTGAAGGCTTGAGAATACCTGTTGACATTTAAGCTTGTCAATCATCCATTCAAAAGACAAAAGGAATAGaagatatgaatgatagtataaaTCATTCCGGCATGTTCACAGTAGACTTTCGGCTCCTGAATGATGGTGTTAGAAACTATACTTCATAAAGTCAAGTCAGAAATGTCATTTAATCGGTTAGTCATCATTTCAGGACGTAAACAATGACATGAACGATCCCATTCTTCTCCTTTTCTCCACCAAATGTGACTGCTTCCTACCCAACATTCACAACATGACCCACCGTAGAACAACTTTGCGTCAAACTAAAACTAGCATTCCAGATAGCACTGGTAGATGATTACTCTATTACTTCTCCAAATATTCCTTCCAGCTAAGGCTCTGGTGTTCACCCAATCTACATCAAGAAGGTTGCCATTGTACACTACTAATTAACAAGGTGAAATTTTCATTTatgtattgcatatatatatatataagaggttTGAGAAAAGTCCATAGTTGACTTTTAGCATCCTCACCAATGCGTGCTTGCAACAAAAGTGATCATGGAATAGAAAAAGATTACAGACCAAACATTCCTCTGTTCACAAGTTATCGTCATCATCACTGTCAATACAATTGATCTTTAACAACTTTCCAAAAGCAAGCCAATAATGAAAATCCAAGAAAGAAAAGGGGGAATTTTTGGTTTATTGCTTCAACCATCACGCTCCAAAGCATGCAGCAAAGTGGGGAAGGTGGTGATGACTGTGTTGCCTGTGATGATGATGATCGCCATGGCGATGACCACcgccagcggcagcggcagcagcagcacagGCTCGCTCGTTCTCGTGGTCGTTAATAACCGGCCTGTGGCGGTGCTGATTTTGGTGCTGGTCGTTGTGGCGACGACTATGGCCAGCAGCAGGTGCAGCACCGGCAGCGCCGCCCTCGCCATCGATGAGATCCTGCACATGGCGGAAGTGATCGACGCCGCAGGGGATGACGATTGCCCCCTTCTGGTCGAAGCCATATTCCTTCTCTGCCTCCTCCAACAGCTTCGCAAAGAGCGGGTGGTTGAGGTACACCACCGGCACGACGAACCGCTGCTGCTCCTCCCCTTCCTGCCCCACCCACATCACCATGCAACCCTTGGGCGGCATCCCAGCCTTCTCCTTGTCGTGGCCCAGATGTGGCATGTGCAGCTGAAAGCTCAGCGACGTCCACAGGTggccgtggtggtggtggtgatggctgTTATTCTTCTTGTCCACCTCGTTGTTCTTCCTCATCTCCGGATCACAGCAAAATCAAAGAACCAGAACAGGAGATCAACTACGTATGTATATATCTGCAGAGAGAAGGTGGGGGCTAGAGAGAGAAGGGCCAGGGGTCGGAGCTGGAGATGGCAAGGCGGAAGAGGGTGAGGGAGGAGTCACAGAGAGAGGTTGGGACGTTGGACATGGCGGAGAGAGCTCACAGAAGGCTTCGTAGGATCACAGTGAGAAGGGACTTTTAGAGAGATGGAGAGGATATGCTaatatagagagagagaagagcCTCTGATCCTGATCAAGGTCGCAAAGAGAAAGATAGAGAGCGACCATTAGCTTCGAAGACAAGGTATAGTGGGATTCCGTGATGCATATTTTATGGTGTGAAGGAGCCCCCGGCGAAGTCGTCGGCCTTCCGCGTTCGTGTGGGACTGAGTCCAGCCGTCTTCATCCTCGGGAGGGTTCCGAAATGCCACCCGCTCCACAAAGAAGGCGAATCGTGTTCCTTCCGTGCCTCAAAAGTTCACCAACTTGTTCCCACTCATCATTTATTATTAGATTTTTCTAAGTGG
The DNA window shown above is from Musa acuminata AAA Group cultivar baxijiao chromosome BXJ2-4, Cavendish_Baxijiao_AAA, whole genome shotgun sequence and carries:
- the LOC135610985 gene encoding probable methyltransferase PMT18, encoding MAKDNSGSLKIHPSESKRRRVTYIFSVSGLCVLFYILGAWQNSTTPTLNQRSDLASKVECDNDFPRSTESLSTSSSSEGETLDFQAHHQLSFNDTFMVTEKFPPCALNFSEYTPCQDLTRCKKFARAMLAYRERHCPAQHELIRCLIPAPPKYKTPFKWPRSRDYAWYDNIPHRELSIEKAVQNWIQVEGDRFRFPGGGTMFPRGADVYIDDINALVSLTDGDIRTAIDTGCGVASWGAYLLKRDILTMSFAPRDTHEAQVQFALERGVPAMIGVMATQRLPYPARAFDMAHCSRCLIPWQDFDGLYLIEVDRVLRPGGYWILSGPPIRWKKYYVGWERTQEDLKQEQDSIEDVAKRLCWKKVIEKGDLAIWQKPINHADCIQSRRIYKTPHICKNDNADAAWYWKMEACITPLPEVSSSSEVAGGELQKWPQRAFAVPPRISKGTIPGLTVKKFEDDNTVWKERIEYYKRIIPPLSQGRYRNAMDMNAYLGGFAAALMDYPIWVMNVVPANSDYDTLGVIYERGFIGTYQDWCEAFSTYPRTYDLIHASAIFSIYQDRCGDITYILLEMDRILRPEGTVIVRDTVDVLTKVQGIAERMRWKCKIVDHESGPFNPEKILFAVKTYWTAAPSTQQ
- the LOC135610987 gene encoding auxin-responsive protein SAUR32-like → MRKNNEVDKKNNSHHHHHHGHLWTSLSFQLHMPHLGHDKEKAGMPPKGCMVMWVGQEGEEQQRFVVPVVYLNHPLFAKLLEEAEKEYGFDQKGAIVIPCGVDHFRHVQDLIDGEGGAAGAAPAAGHSRRHNDQHQNQHRHRPVINDHENERACAAAAAAAGGGHRHGDHHHHRQHSHHHLPHFAACFGA